One region of Scomber scombrus chromosome 10, fScoSco1.1, whole genome shotgun sequence genomic DNA includes:
- the slc6a6b gene encoding solute carrier family 6 member 6b isoform X1, producing the protein MKEIMAQKEKLQCLKDFHKDTLKPSPGKSPGTRPEDEAEGKAPQREKWASKLDFVLSVAGGFVGLGNVWRFPYLCYKNGGGAFLIPYFIFLFGGGLPVFFLEVALGQYTSEGGITCWGKLCPIFTGIGYASIVIVSLLNIYYIVILAWGLYYLFQCFQPELPWAKCNQPWNTEFCIEDTVRKNKTLWLAANITNFTSPVTEFWERNVLSISSGIEDIGPLKWDLALCLLAVWVICFFCIWKGVKSTGKVVYITATFPFVMLIVLLIRGVTLPGASQGIKFYLYPNLTRLQDPEVWIDAGTQIFFSYAICLGAMTSLGSYNKYKYNCYRDCLLLGGLNSGTSFVSGFAIFSVLGFMAQEQGVDIADVAESGPGLAFIAYPKAVSMMPLPTLWAILFFIMLLLLGLDSQFVEVEGQITSIVDLYPAVLRKGYRREIFIAVMCFMSYLLGLSMVTKGGMYVFQLFDYYAASGVCLLWVAFFECIAVAWVYGVDNFYDAVEDMIGYRPNPWMKWSWSVITPVLCMGCFVFSLVKYKPLTYNKVYEYPDWAIGLGWFLALCSMICIPMVMVIKILQSEGPLIERIKAVAAPAKSGVSSRPKEYNVKGSELTQPLDPNGNNGLIKPTHTIVETMM; encoded by the exons ATGAAGGAAAT CATGGCACAAAAAGAGAAGCTCCAATGCCTGAAAGACTTCCACAAGGACACACTGAAACCTTCACCAGGGAAGAGCCCAGGCACACGGCCCGAGGATGAAGCAGAAGGCAAGGCTCCTCAGAGGGAGAAGTGGGCCAGTAAGCTCGACTTTGTCCTGTCTGTGGCCGGAGGCTTTGTCGGATTAGGAAACGTCTGGCGCTTCCCATACCTTTGTTATAAAAACGGTGGAG GTGCATTTCTCATCCCTTACTTCATCTTCCTGTTTGGGGGTGGACTGCCGGTGTTCTTCCTGGAGGTTGCACTGGGCCAGTACACCTCTGAAGGAGGGATCACTTGTTGGGGCAAACTCTGCCCTATCTTTACTG GTATTGGCTACGCCTCTATCGTGATTGTATCTCTACTAAATATCTACTACATTGTGATCTTGGCCTGGGGACTGTACTACTTGTTTCAGTGCTTTCAGCCTGAGCTCCCCTGGGCAAAATGCAACCAGCCCTGGAACACAGAATTCTGTATAGAGGACACAGTCCGCAAGAACAAGACCCTTTGGCTGGCAGCCAACATTACCAACTTTACCTCCCCTGTCACCGAGTTCTGGGA ACGCAACGTTCTGAGCATCTCTTCTGGGATTGAGGACATAGGGCCCCTGAAGTGGGACCTGGCCCTCTGTCTCCTAGCAGTGTGGGTTATCTGCTTCTTCTGCATTTGGAAGGGAGTCAAATCCACTGGGAAA GTGGTGTACATCACAGCAACTTTCCCGTTTGTGATGCTGATTGTGCTGCTGATACGTGGGGTGACCCTGCCTGGGGCATCTCAGGGGATCAAATTTTACCTTTACCCTAACCTGACCCGCCTACAAGATCCAGAG GTGTGGATTGATGCAGGAACCCAGATTTTCTTCTCCTATGCCATTTGCCTGGGAGCCATGACGTCACTGGGGAGCTACAACAAATACAAGTACAACTGCTACAG GGACTGTTTGCTGCTGGGAGGCCTCAACAGCGGTACCAGTTTTGTGTCTGGCTTCGCAATATTTTCCGTCCTGGGCTTCATGGCACAAGAACAAGGGGTGGACATTGCCGATGTGGCAGAGTCAG GTCCTGGTTTGGCCTTCATCGCCTACCCTAAAGCTGTGTCCATGATGCCGCTGCCAACCCTCTGGGCCATCCTCTTCTTTATTATGCTGCTGCTTCTGGGCCTCGACAGCCAG TTTGTAGAAGTGGAAGGACAGATCACCTCCATTGTGGATCTGTATCCAGCCGTCCTCAGGAAAGGTTACCGACGAGAGATCTTTATTGCTGTGATGTGTTTCATGAGCTATCTCCTGGGACTCTCCATGGTAACGAAA GGTGGCATGTATGTGTTTCAACTCTTTGACTACTATGCAGCCAGTGGTGTGTGCCTTTTGTGGGTTGCATTCTTTGAATGCATTGCTGTAGCCTGGGTTTATG GAGTGGATAATTTCTATGATGCAGTTGAGGATATGATTGGCTACAGACCAAACCCATGGATGAAATGGAGCTGGTCCGTAATCACTCCTGTCCTCTGCATG GGCTGCTTTGTCTTCTCTCTGGTCAAGTACAAGCCGTTGACCTATAACAAAGTGTATGAGTATCCTGACTGGGCCATTGGCCTGGGTTGGTTTTTGGCCCTCTGCTCCATGATCTGCATCCCCATGGTGATGGTCATCAAGATCTTACAGTCTGAGGGACCCCTGATCGAG AGGATAAAAGCAGTGGCAGCCCCGGCAAAGTCAGGCGTGAGCTCTCGCCCAAAAGAGTACAACGTGAAGGGCAGCGAGCTGACACAGCCCCTGGACCCAAATGGGAACAATGGCTTGATCAAGCCCACCCACACCATTGTAGAAACAATGATGTGA
- the slc6a6b gene encoding solute carrier family 6 member 6b isoform X2, whose product MAQKEKLQCLKDFHKDTLKPSPGKSPGTRPEDEAEGKAPQREKWASKLDFVLSVAGGFVGLGNVWRFPYLCYKNGGGAFLIPYFIFLFGGGLPVFFLEVALGQYTSEGGITCWGKLCPIFTGIGYASIVIVSLLNIYYIVILAWGLYYLFQCFQPELPWAKCNQPWNTEFCIEDTVRKNKTLWLAANITNFTSPVTEFWERNVLSISSGIEDIGPLKWDLALCLLAVWVICFFCIWKGVKSTGKVVYITATFPFVMLIVLLIRGVTLPGASQGIKFYLYPNLTRLQDPEVWIDAGTQIFFSYAICLGAMTSLGSYNKYKYNCYRDCLLLGGLNSGTSFVSGFAIFSVLGFMAQEQGVDIADVAESGPGLAFIAYPKAVSMMPLPTLWAILFFIMLLLLGLDSQFVEVEGQITSIVDLYPAVLRKGYRREIFIAVMCFMSYLLGLSMVTKGGMYVFQLFDYYAASGVCLLWVAFFECIAVAWVYGVDNFYDAVEDMIGYRPNPWMKWSWSVITPVLCMGCFVFSLVKYKPLTYNKVYEYPDWAIGLGWFLALCSMICIPMVMVIKILQSEGPLIERIKAVAAPAKSGVSSRPKEYNVKGSELTQPLDPNGNNGLIKPTHTIVETMM is encoded by the exons ATGGCACAAAAAGAGAAGCTCCAATGCCTGAAAGACTTCCACAAGGACACACTGAAACCTTCACCAGGGAAGAGCCCAGGCACACGGCCCGAGGATGAAGCAGAAGGCAAGGCTCCTCAGAGGGAGAAGTGGGCCAGTAAGCTCGACTTTGTCCTGTCTGTGGCCGGAGGCTTTGTCGGATTAGGAAACGTCTGGCGCTTCCCATACCTTTGTTATAAAAACGGTGGAG GTGCATTTCTCATCCCTTACTTCATCTTCCTGTTTGGGGGTGGACTGCCGGTGTTCTTCCTGGAGGTTGCACTGGGCCAGTACACCTCTGAAGGAGGGATCACTTGTTGGGGCAAACTCTGCCCTATCTTTACTG GTATTGGCTACGCCTCTATCGTGATTGTATCTCTACTAAATATCTACTACATTGTGATCTTGGCCTGGGGACTGTACTACTTGTTTCAGTGCTTTCAGCCTGAGCTCCCCTGGGCAAAATGCAACCAGCCCTGGAACACAGAATTCTGTATAGAGGACACAGTCCGCAAGAACAAGACCCTTTGGCTGGCAGCCAACATTACCAACTTTACCTCCCCTGTCACCGAGTTCTGGGA ACGCAACGTTCTGAGCATCTCTTCTGGGATTGAGGACATAGGGCCCCTGAAGTGGGACCTGGCCCTCTGTCTCCTAGCAGTGTGGGTTATCTGCTTCTTCTGCATTTGGAAGGGAGTCAAATCCACTGGGAAA GTGGTGTACATCACAGCAACTTTCCCGTTTGTGATGCTGATTGTGCTGCTGATACGTGGGGTGACCCTGCCTGGGGCATCTCAGGGGATCAAATTTTACCTTTACCCTAACCTGACCCGCCTACAAGATCCAGAG GTGTGGATTGATGCAGGAACCCAGATTTTCTTCTCCTATGCCATTTGCCTGGGAGCCATGACGTCACTGGGGAGCTACAACAAATACAAGTACAACTGCTACAG GGACTGTTTGCTGCTGGGAGGCCTCAACAGCGGTACCAGTTTTGTGTCTGGCTTCGCAATATTTTCCGTCCTGGGCTTCATGGCACAAGAACAAGGGGTGGACATTGCCGATGTGGCAGAGTCAG GTCCTGGTTTGGCCTTCATCGCCTACCCTAAAGCTGTGTCCATGATGCCGCTGCCAACCCTCTGGGCCATCCTCTTCTTTATTATGCTGCTGCTTCTGGGCCTCGACAGCCAG TTTGTAGAAGTGGAAGGACAGATCACCTCCATTGTGGATCTGTATCCAGCCGTCCTCAGGAAAGGTTACCGACGAGAGATCTTTATTGCTGTGATGTGTTTCATGAGCTATCTCCTGGGACTCTCCATGGTAACGAAA GGTGGCATGTATGTGTTTCAACTCTTTGACTACTATGCAGCCAGTGGTGTGTGCCTTTTGTGGGTTGCATTCTTTGAATGCATTGCTGTAGCCTGGGTTTATG GAGTGGATAATTTCTATGATGCAGTTGAGGATATGATTGGCTACAGACCAAACCCATGGATGAAATGGAGCTGGTCCGTAATCACTCCTGTCCTCTGCATG GGCTGCTTTGTCTTCTCTCTGGTCAAGTACAAGCCGTTGACCTATAACAAAGTGTATGAGTATCCTGACTGGGCCATTGGCCTGGGTTGGTTTTTGGCCCTCTGCTCCATGATCTGCATCCCCATGGTGATGGTCATCAAGATCTTACAGTCTGAGGGACCCCTGATCGAG AGGATAAAAGCAGTGGCAGCCCCGGCAAAGTCAGGCGTGAGCTCTCGCCCAAAAGAGTACAACGTGAAGGGCAGCGAGCTGACACAGCCCCTGGACCCAAATGGGAACAATGGCTTGATCAAGCCCACCCACACCATTGTAGAAACAATGATGTGA